Proteins found in one Abyssibius alkaniclasticus genomic segment:
- a CDS encoding DNA adenine methylase, producing the protein MTGLPHPIPYQGSKRKLAPMIDNFLPKSIKTFYEPFCGSAAMTIYAAHHRRAERFVLTDSLEPMVTLLRSIVETPDRTAARYRPVAV; encoded by the coding sequence ATGACAGGATTGCCACACCCGATTCCCTACCAAGGTAGCAAGCGCAAGCTCGCCCCAATGATTGACAACTTCCTGCCCAAGAGCATCAAGACCTTCTATGAACCGTTCTGTGGCTCTGCCGCCATGACGATCTATGCCGCCCACCACAGGCGGGCAGAGCGGTTTGTGCTGACCGACAGCCTTGAGCCAATGGTAACGCTCTTGCGCTCCATCGTGGAAACACCCGACCGAACGGCGGCGCGCTATAGACCTGTCGCGGTTTGA
- a CDS encoding NADH dehydrogenase ubiquinone Fe-S protein 4 yields the protein MTARIYQPARNAMQSGQSKTEWLLEHSPASARAIDPLMGWTSAADTQAQVKLRFESKEAAIAYAAANGIAYQLVEPKPRAHNLRKGGYGENFATNRRGAWTH from the coding sequence ATGACCGCACGAATCTACCAGCCCGCCCGCAATGCCATGCAATCCGGCCAGTCCAAAACCGAATGGCTGCTGGAGCATAGCCCCGCATCTGCCCGCGCGATTGACCCGCTGATGGGCTGGACCAGCGCGGCCGATACGCAAGCGCAGGTGAAGCTGAGATTTGAAAGCAAGGAGGCGGCCATCGCCTATGCCGCCGCCAACGGGATCGCCTATCAACTGGTCGAGCCCAAACCCCGCGCCCATAATCTGCGCAAGGGCGGCTATGGCGAAAACTTCGCCACCAACCGCCGCGGCGCCTGGACCCACTAG